The DNA segment GCTCGAAGGACCGCTTAAGGCCATGGATGGAAGCTTCTATCCCTTGATTTATTGCTGGCGTGGTGGTCAGCGGTCTCAAAGCCTCGCGCTTATTCTGTCTCAAATTGGTTTTCGAGTATCTGTTGTTGAAGGCGGTTATAAATCATACCGGCAGAAAGTCGTTGCAAGCTTAGATAGTTTGCCTGAGCAATTTGAGTTACGTCTGTTGTCCGGATTGACGGGTACTTGCAAAACGAAAATATTACTGATGATGAAAGAGCGGGGTTTTCAAGTGTTAGACCTTGAAGGCCTTGCGAACCATCGTGGTAGCCTTCTGGGGGTATCTCCGGAGACTATTCAGCCGAGTCAAAAAGGCTTTGAGTCTCATCTTGCGACAGAACTCCAGAGTTTCAATCCAGCAAAACCCATTTGGCTTGAATCCGAGAGCAATCAAATAGGCGCAATTCATATTCCCAGTGAGCTTTGGCGTAAAATGCGCTCAGCCAATGTGGTAGAAGTGACGGCTCCACTTGAGGCACGGGTAGAGTATTTGCTTGAA comes from the Deltaproteobacteria bacterium genome and includes:
- the mnmH gene encoding tRNA 2-selenouridine(34) synthase MnmH, with product MSLSFLKWSEYSEHPEFTHVIDARTPSEFAQDHIPGAINLPVLSDDERVQVGTTYKRDAFRARKIGAALISRNIADMLEGPLKAMDGSFYPLIYCWRGGQRSQSLALILSQIGFRVSVVEGGYKSYRQKVVASLDSLPEQFELRLLSGLTGTCKTKILLMMKERGFQVLDLEGLANHRGSLLGVSPETIQPSQKGFESHLATELQSFNPAKPIWLESESNQIGAIHIPSELWRKMRSANVVEVTAPLEARVEYLLEAYDYFCQKPDFLKERIGWLKRIRGTEKIKYWFDLIDSQQWTAFVADM